A single Acidobacteriota bacterium DNA region contains:
- the pal gene encoding peptidoglycan-associated lipoprotein Pal: MSASSPKFLAVVLIALAAACGGKRQPATTAAPPSAPAAFPSAGPVPPAPGPPPAVSPVPLADTPIASTPLLPWDAQPLDVINGPDSPLKAVLFKYDSDELTPEAKQALETNAALLKTYPTWVVTIEGHCDERGTAEYNLALGDRRALAAKTYLVSLGVGPDRIRTVSYGNEFPFDPGHTESAWSQNRRAHFMLTSK; this comes from the coding sequence ATGAGTGCGTCGAGCCCGAAATTCCTGGCGGTCGTCCTGATCGCTCTCGCGGCGGCCTGCGGCGGCAAACGTCAGCCTGCCACCACCGCAGCGCCGCCGTCGGCTCCCGCCGCGTTTCCCTCCGCCGGACCGGTGCCGCCCGCGCCCGGCCCGCCGCCAGCGGTCTCACCCGTGCCCCTGGCCGATACGCCGATCGCCTCGACGCCGCTCCTGCCGTGGGATGCGCAGCCGCTCGACGTGATCAACGGTCCTGATTCTCCGCTCAAGGCAGTGTTGTTCAAATACGACAGCGACGAGCTGACGCCGGAGGCCAAACAGGCGCTCGAAACCAACGCGGCGCTCCTGAAGACCTATCCCACCTGGGTCGTCACGATCGAAGGCCACTGTGATGAACGCGGCACGGCCGAATACAATCTGGCGCTGGGGGATCGGCGGGCGCTGGCGGCCAAGACCTATCTCGTGTCGCTCGGCGTCGGTCCGGATCGGATCCGCACGGTGAGCTACGGCAACGAGTTTCCGTTCGATCCCGGCCACACCGAATCCGCCTGGTCGCAGAACCGGCGAGCGCATTTCATGCTGACGTCGAAGTAG
- a CDS encoding PD40 domain-containing protein, translating into MKARLPLRVTAAVAVLGGTVVALARPNDVALSPVPLGQNQQSEVTIVMSNPAYHPRVGVPDFLSTTNDAELATISRTIADVLWRDLQFEREFYMIPRASSTSIPSTPPEAIPYERWAELGADAVLHGSVSRNGADLVVDIRLITVKGDARGRQTFGARYPNCRAQNPRGCAHAIADDVHKQVRGLDGVARTKIAFASDRHGSRVAGRPSQTAAASKEIYISDYDGANPMRVTVNGSLNCCPAWSAAGNLLSYVSWQSGLPDIYVANLAQPGRPARPTASNVATSNWTPAWSPDGTRLAFASPRSGNVEIYVVNRDGTGLQNITNSPSSDDGAPTWSPNGAQIAFTSNRAGVNQLYIMNATGTGVQRIVSEQVDRPTWSSLNFIAFTVGAGPGHDVAIYDFANPGVKVLTDGVGSNESPAVAPNGRHIAFVTTRWGRQHIATIDRTGENLRQVTEAGNNTYPNWQPISR; encoded by the coding sequence ATGAAAGCGAGACTTCCACTCCGCGTGACTGCAGCGGTGGCCGTGCTCGGCGGCACGGTGGTCGCCTTGGCTCGTCCCAACGACGTTGCGCTGTCGCCCGTGCCGCTCGGACAGAACCAGCAGTCCGAGGTGACGATCGTGATGTCGAACCCGGCCTATCACCCGCGCGTCGGGGTGCCGGACTTCCTCAGCACGACGAACGACGCCGAATTGGCCACGATCAGCCGGACCATCGCGGACGTGCTCTGGAGGGATCTGCAGTTCGAGCGCGAGTTCTACATGATCCCGCGCGCCTCCTCCACATCGATCCCGTCGACGCCGCCCGAAGCGATTCCCTACGAGCGCTGGGCGGAGCTCGGCGCCGACGCCGTGCTCCACGGCAGCGTCTCCCGTAACGGCGCTGATCTCGTGGTCGACATCCGGCTGATCACCGTCAAGGGCGACGCCCGCGGCCGGCAGACGTTCGGCGCGCGGTATCCGAACTGCCGCGCGCAGAACCCGCGCGGCTGCGCCCATGCCATCGCCGACGACGTGCACAAACAGGTCCGCGGCCTGGACGGCGTCGCCCGCACCAAGATCGCGTTCGCCTCCGACCGCCATGGCAGCCGCGTGGCGGGGCGCCCGAGCCAGACGGCCGCCGCCAGCAAGGAGATCTACATCTCGGACTACGACGGCGCGAACCCGATGCGCGTGACCGTCAACGGATCGCTGAACTGCTGCCCGGCCTGGTCAGCGGCTGGCAACCTTCTCTCGTACGTGTCGTGGCAATCTGGCCTGCCGGACATCTACGTGGCCAATCTCGCGCAGCCTGGCCGTCCGGCCCGGCCTACGGCGTCGAACGTGGCCACGTCCAACTGGACGCCGGCGTGGTCGCCCGACGGCACACGGCTCGCCTTTGCTTCCCCTCGCTCGGGCAACGTCGAGATCTACGTCGTCAATCGGGACGGCACGGGACTCCAGAACATCACGAACAGCCCGTCCAGTGACGACGGGGCGCCGACGTGGTCGCCGAACGGCGCACAGATCGCCTTCACGTCGAACCGCGCCGGCGTCAATCAGCTCTACATCATGAACGCCACCGGAACCGGCGTGCAGCGGATCGTCTCGGAGCAGGTCGATCGTCCGACGTGGTCGTCGTTGAACTTCATCGCCTTCACGGTGGGGGCCGGGCCGGGGCACGACGTCGCCATCTACGACTTCGCGAATCCCGGCGTGAAGGTGCTCACCGACGGCGTCGGATCGAACGAGAGCCCGGCAGTCGCTCCCAACGGACGGCACATCGCGTTCGTCACGACGCGCTGGGGACGTCAGCACATCGCCACGATCGATCGCACGGGCGAGAACCTGCGACAGGTCACCGAGGCCGGCAACAACACCTATCCGAACTGGCAGCCGATCTCCCGATGA
- the ybgF gene encoding tol-pal system protein YbgF, producing MRTRVLVLAVLLCLPVPGGAQSRQDQQMSADLRILQEQVARLQLANNQQAEQLRALAKRLDDQAAAGQKQFADLQVLINNVSTTVNTVREKLDDNSVRVTQLMQELPSLRTGLTSVAEQLNTLVSLLQPPPPIVNPDGSPAPGVPSSSSALGTARVPESPTRLFDAAKADYVSNRIDSAIEGFTEFVEKFPDAPQAAEAQFWIGESYRQKRALKEAIAAYDKLIGTYKTAPEVPEAQYMKGLCYLELGQRTEARRLFELIVKQYPGTSAAALAQQKLVAPASGR from the coding sequence ATGCGAACACGAGTGCTTGTTCTCGCCGTGCTGTTGTGCCTCCCGGTGCCCGGCGGGGCCCAGAGCCGCCAGGACCAGCAGATGAGCGCAGACCTGCGGATCCTGCAGGAGCAGGTCGCCAGGCTGCAGTTGGCCAACAATCAGCAGGCCGAGCAGTTGCGGGCGCTCGCGAAACGCCTCGACGACCAGGCGGCGGCCGGCCAGAAGCAGTTCGCCGACCTGCAGGTGCTCATCAACAACGTGTCCACGACCGTCAACACGGTCCGCGAGAAACTCGACGACAACAGCGTACGCGTGACACAGCTCATGCAGGAGCTGCCGTCGCTGCGAACGGGTCTGACGTCGGTGGCCGAACAGCTCAACACCCTCGTCAGCCTCCTTCAACCGCCTCCGCCGATCGTCAACCCGGACGGATCGCCCGCGCCCGGCGTGCCTTCATCGTCGAGCGCGCTCGGCACCGCGCGCGTTCCGGAATCACCGACGCGGCTGTTCGACGCGGCGAAGGCCGATTACGTCAGCAACCGCATCGACAGCGCGATCGAAGGCTTCACCGAATTCGTCGAGAAGTTTCCGGACGCGCCGCAGGCGGCCGAGGCGCAGTTCTGGATCGGCGAGTCGTATCGGCAGAAGCGCGCGCTGAAAGAGGCGATCGCGGCGTACGACAAGCTCATCGGCACGTACAAGACGGCGCCGGAAGTGCCCGAGGCGCAGTACATGAAGGGGCTGTGCTACCTCGAGCTCGGGCAGCGCACCGAGGCGCGACGGCTGTTCGAGCTCATCGTGAAGCAGTATCCGGGCACGTCCGCCGCGGCGCTCGCCCAGCAGAAGCTCGTCGCGCCGGCGAGCGGACGCTAG